Proteins from a genomic interval of Ptychodera flava strain L36383 chromosome 7, AS_Pfla_20210202, whole genome shotgun sequence:
- the LOC139137252 gene encoding uncharacterized protein isoform X1 gives MATVWRSRQKYCTKSSTDLELRDVFPLPVLYKSLNMGLIQADKSSTNCAIIVMVLLSTMLIRGVTAVGMPAGNAVTLLSLASIQLTSSFSTIFGTTAVTHLVLTKNVEECSEWTEWMDDENGTTLEPSSIGEFELIDQLRGPYGFCDQPTDIECALANDTNTPYNETGQVSLTCNLQQGFLCFHSQQSGDCFNYAIRVLCPTPCTSLTILTSTPVPGPPLTTPASTPVPGPSLTTPTSTPVPGPSLTTPTSTPIPSPSLTTPGNTMTTRSSTSVQVLTEQSTNPEVTRVPATQSPECEENDDTDCSAKTLTCQREFRLKCNVTISSEMNIGRCLQQNITKMSIEELWTTLNKTIPVCCFSTNFTWILRSRRRRDTTGSIAIMVSDLLVDNSATVDAQTVLEAFISSINQSNVFKSYGISYEPGTASVIEQGPEPETSKPEKDSAKIAIIVCSTIACLIVVIAVALCIACMIRSFGRRGRYTRNSLIRKMGDRIPAGGEIDLQETKQKSGDDLHDASYSNPDATV, from the exons TTTAAACATGGGTTTAATACAAGCTGACAAGTCCTCGACCAACTGTGCCATAATCGTCATGGTTTTGTTGTCTACAATGCTAATAAGA GGTGTGACTGCTGTCGGCATGCCTGCAG GCAATGCCGTGACACTATTGAGCTTAGCATCGATACAGCTTACATCAAGTTTTTCAACTATATTTGGCACAACTGCAGTCACTCACCTAGTAttgacaaaaaatgttgaaGAGTGTTCTGAGTGGACAGAATGGATGGATGATGAGAATGGCACAACACTTGAGCCCTCTTCAATCGGAGAGTTTGAACTCATCGATCAGTTGAGAGGTCCCTATGGATTCTGCGATCAGCCAACTGATATCGAATGTGCTTTGGCCAATGACACTAATACTCCGTACAACGAAACTGGACAAGTTAGTCTGACATGTAACTTGCAGCAAGGATTTCTGTGTTTCCACAGCCAACAAAGTGGTGATTGTTTCAACTATGCAATCCGTGTACTGTGTCCGACACCGTGCACATCACTAACAATCCTAACCTCAACGCCTGTACCGGGCCCACCACTAACAACACCAGCCTCAACGCCTGTCCCGGGCCCATCTCTAACGACACCAACCTCAACGCCAGTCCCGGGCCCATCACTAACGACACCAACCTCAACGCCAATCCCGAGCCCATCACTAACAACACCAGGCAACACTATGACAACACGGAGCTCAACGTCAGTGCAAGTTTTGACTGAACAGTCTACCAACCCTGAAGTAACAAGGGTGCCAGCAACTCAATCACCGGAATGCGAAGAAAATGACGACACTGATTGCTCAGCTAAGACCTTGACCTGTCAAAGGGAATTTCGGCTAAAATGCAACGTCACTATTAGTTCTGAAATGAATATCGGAAGGTGTCTTCAACAGAACATAACTAAAATGAGCATCGAGGAG CTGTGGACGACATTGAATAAGACGATACCTGTGTGCTGCTTCAGTACCAACTTCACATG GATTCTAAGGTCCAGGAGAAGGCGGGACACCACAGGCAGTATTGCCATAATGGTTAGTGACCTTTTAGTCGATAACAGTGCGACTGTTGATGCTCAGACCGTTTTAGAAGCTTTTATTTCCAGTATAAACCAATCAAACGTCTTCAAATCATATGGTATCTCATATGAACCCGGGACAGCCTCTGTGATTGAGCAAG GTCCAGAGCCAGAAACGTCGAAACCAGAAAAAG ATTCTGCGAAAATTGCCATCATTGTTTGCTCCACCATCGCTTGTTTGATTGTAGTGATTGCCGTGGCGCTGTGCATTGCGTGCATGATCCGAAGCTTCGGTAGGAGGGGGAGGTACACACGGAATTCCCTCATTCGCAAGATGGGTGACAGAATTCCTGCAGGTGGTGAAATAGACTTACAAGAGACGAAACAAAAGAGT GGCGATGATCTTCACGACGCCAGTTATTCGAACCCGGACGCAACAGTTTAA
- the LOC139137252 gene encoding mucin-3B-like isoform X2 produces the protein MGLIQADKSSTNCAIIVMVLLSTMLIRGVTAVGMPAGNAVTLLSLASIQLTSSFSTIFGTTAVTHLVLTKNVEECSEWTEWMDDENGTTLEPSSIGEFELIDQLRGPYGFCDQPTDIECALANDTNTPYNETGQVSLTCNLQQGFLCFHSQQSGDCFNYAIRVLCPTPCTSLTILTSTPVPGPPLTTPASTPVPGPSLTTPTSTPVPGPSLTTPTSTPIPSPSLTTPGNTMTTRSSTSVQVLTEQSTNPEVTRVPATQSPECEENDDTDCSAKTLTCQREFRLKCNVTISSEMNIGRCLQQNITKMSIEELWTTLNKTIPVCCFSTNFTWILRSRRRRDTTGSIAIMVSDLLVDNSATVDAQTVLEAFISSINQSNVFKSYGISYEPGTASVIEQGPEPETSKPEKDSAKIAIIVCSTIACLIVVIAVALCIACMIRSFGRRGRYTRNSLIRKMGDRIPAGGEIDLQETKQKSGDDLHDASYSNPDATV, from the exons ATGGGTTTAATACAAGCTGACAAGTCCTCGACCAACTGTGCCATAATCGTCATGGTTTTGTTGTCTACAATGCTAATAAGA GGTGTGACTGCTGTCGGCATGCCTGCAG GCAATGCCGTGACACTATTGAGCTTAGCATCGATACAGCTTACATCAAGTTTTTCAACTATATTTGGCACAACTGCAGTCACTCACCTAGTAttgacaaaaaatgttgaaGAGTGTTCTGAGTGGACAGAATGGATGGATGATGAGAATGGCACAACACTTGAGCCCTCTTCAATCGGAGAGTTTGAACTCATCGATCAGTTGAGAGGTCCCTATGGATTCTGCGATCAGCCAACTGATATCGAATGTGCTTTGGCCAATGACACTAATACTCCGTACAACGAAACTGGACAAGTTAGTCTGACATGTAACTTGCAGCAAGGATTTCTGTGTTTCCACAGCCAACAAAGTGGTGATTGTTTCAACTATGCAATCCGTGTACTGTGTCCGACACCGTGCACATCACTAACAATCCTAACCTCAACGCCTGTACCGGGCCCACCACTAACAACACCAGCCTCAACGCCTGTCCCGGGCCCATCTCTAACGACACCAACCTCAACGCCAGTCCCGGGCCCATCACTAACGACACCAACCTCAACGCCAATCCCGAGCCCATCACTAACAACACCAGGCAACACTATGACAACACGGAGCTCAACGTCAGTGCAAGTTTTGACTGAACAGTCTACCAACCCTGAAGTAACAAGGGTGCCAGCAACTCAATCACCGGAATGCGAAGAAAATGACGACACTGATTGCTCAGCTAAGACCTTGACCTGTCAAAGGGAATTTCGGCTAAAATGCAACGTCACTATTAGTTCTGAAATGAATATCGGAAGGTGTCTTCAACAGAACATAACTAAAATGAGCATCGAGGAG CTGTGGACGACATTGAATAAGACGATACCTGTGTGCTGCTTCAGTACCAACTTCACATG GATTCTAAGGTCCAGGAGAAGGCGGGACACCACAGGCAGTATTGCCATAATGGTTAGTGACCTTTTAGTCGATAACAGTGCGACTGTTGATGCTCAGACCGTTTTAGAAGCTTTTATTTCCAGTATAAACCAATCAAACGTCTTCAAATCATATGGTATCTCATATGAACCCGGGACAGCCTCTGTGATTGAGCAAG GTCCAGAGCCAGAAACGTCGAAACCAGAAAAAG ATTCTGCGAAAATTGCCATCATTGTTTGCTCCACCATCGCTTGTTTGATTGTAGTGATTGCCGTGGCGCTGTGCATTGCGTGCATGATCCGAAGCTTCGGTAGGAGGGGGAGGTACACACGGAATTCCCTCATTCGCAAGATGGGTGACAGAATTCCTGCAGGTGGTGAAATAGACTTACAAGAGACGAAACAAAAGAGT GGCGATGATCTTCACGACGCCAGTTATTCGAACCCGGACGCAACAGTTTAA